A region of Vitis riparia cultivar Riparia Gloire de Montpellier isolate 1030 chromosome 1, EGFV_Vit.rip_1.0, whole genome shotgun sequence DNA encodes the following proteins:
- the LOC117912599 gene encoding uncharacterized protein LOC117912599 isoform X2 has translation MEREERRGSYYNYGDYDYENGNCDRYRVESIMVERDRDNQSPEMSSSWKILPISSCPSSSSGLGVGSIEHQVSKMDTLAGIAIKYGVEVADIKRMNGLVTDLQMFALRTLQIPLPGRHPPSPCLLNGSETPQRNSDWTPTDSVHRNLFETFQSLRVKSSSQRPVSPAMSTLQGYYRLKPEDQRNAPKGFEMAVYRKESAHYLEDGQFSKQSSISNPLLSRVRKCRSLANGFMPENGEAADDMTILEAKEGDYRWNEKLIRRRQKSETDFSCSPEMPLKEDNRSGGGGGFSAITGKGLALRTKAVNRTATDADASLMNPIPVGLGDSIVTDSFAGVRKSSSTSNLQDQDNASFPSIWPTSMWNLKPDLQALSTAAITRPIFDGLPKPITGRKNKAALD, from the exons ATGGAAAGAGAGGAACGTCGTGGCAGTTATTATAATTATGGTGATTACGATTATGAGAATGGGAATTGCGATCGCTACCGCGTGGAGAGTATCATGGTGGAGCGCGACAGGGACAATCAGAGTCCGGAGATGTCTTCTTCTTGGAAGATTTTGCCGATTTCGTCGTGTCCTTCGTCTTCGTCTGGTCTCGGTGTGGGTTCTATCGAGCATCAGGTTTCGAAGATGGATACGCTTGCTGGGATTGCGATCAAGTACGGTGTGGAG GTGGCTGACATTAAAAGGATGAATGGCCTGGTCACGGATCTTCAAATGTTTGCTCTCAGGACACTACAAATACCATTACCGGGAAGGCATCCTCcatctccctgtttgctaaaTGGTTCTGAGACTCCCCA ACGGAACTCTGACTGGACCCCAACAGACAGTGTGCACCGCAACCTTTTTGAAACATTCCAGTCACTGAGAGTGAAATCATCTTCCCAGCGGCCGGTATCCCCAGCTATGAGCACTTTACAAGGTTATTACAGGCTGAAGCCAGAAGATCAGCGAAATGCACCCAAAGGCTTTGAAATGGCAGTCTACAGAAAAGAAAGTGCCCATTATTTAGAAGATGGGCAATTCTCCAAACAGTCATCAATTTCTAACCCACTTCTGAGCCGTGTTCGGAAATGTAGAAGCTTAGCTAATGGTTTCATGCCAGAGAATGGTGAAGCAGCTGACGACATGACAATTTTAGAAGCAAAGGAAGGTGACTATAGATGGAATGAGAAATTGATCAGAAGGCGTCAGAAATCTGAAACAGACTTTTCTTGCAGCCCCGAAATGCCGTTGAAGGAGGATAACAGAAGTGGCGGTGGTGGTGGATTTTCAGCAATAACAGGAAAGGGTTTGGCCCTGAGAACCAAAGCAGTGAATCGAACTGCAACTGATGCAGATGCAAGTTTAATGAACCCTATTCCGGTAGGTCTGGGGGATTCTATTGTGACAGATAGTTTTGCTGGAGTAAGGAAGTCATCAAGCACATCAAATTTGCAGGATCAGGACAATGCTAGCTTTCCGTCCATCTGGCCAACATCAATGTGGAATTTGAAGCCTGATCTACAAGCCCTTTCAACTGCAGCCATTACAAGACCAATCTTTGATGGCTTGCCTAAACCAATAACCGGACGAAAAAACAAAGCCGCTCTTGATTAG
- the LOC117912599 gene encoding uncharacterized protein LOC117912599 isoform X1 codes for MQMEREERRGSYYNYGDYDYENGNCDRYRVESIMVERDRDNQSPEMSSSWKILPISSCPSSSSGLGVGSIEHQVSKMDTLAGIAIKYGVEVADIKRMNGLVTDLQMFALRTLQIPLPGRHPPSPCLLNGSETPQRNSDWTPTDSVHRNLFETFQSLRVKSSSQRPVSPAMSTLQGYYRLKPEDQRNAPKGFEMAVYRKESAHYLEDGQFSKQSSISNPLLSRVRKCRSLANGFMPENGEAADDMTILEAKEGDYRWNEKLIRRRQKSETDFSCSPEMPLKEDNRSGGGGGFSAITGKGLALRTKAVNRTATDADASLMNPIPVGLGDSIVTDSFAGVRKSSSTSNLQDQDNASFPSIWPTSMWNLKPDLQALSTAAITRPIFDGLPKPITGRKNKAALD; via the exons ATGCAGATGGAAAGAGAGGAACGTCGTGGCAGTTATTATAATTATGGTGATTACGATTATGAGAATGGGAATTGCGATCGCTACCGCGTGGAGAGTATCATGGTGGAGCGCGACAGGGACAATCAGAGTCCGGAGATGTCTTCTTCTTGGAAGATTTTGCCGATTTCGTCGTGTCCTTCGTCTTCGTCTGGTCTCGGTGTGGGTTCTATCGAGCATCAGGTTTCGAAGATGGATACGCTTGCTGGGATTGCGATCAAGTACGGTGTGGAG GTGGCTGACATTAAAAGGATGAATGGCCTGGTCACGGATCTTCAAATGTTTGCTCTCAGGACACTACAAATACCATTACCGGGAAGGCATCCTCcatctccctgtttgctaaaTGGTTCTGAGACTCCCCA ACGGAACTCTGACTGGACCCCAACAGACAGTGTGCACCGCAACCTTTTTGAAACATTCCAGTCACTGAGAGTGAAATCATCTTCCCAGCGGCCGGTATCCCCAGCTATGAGCACTTTACAAGGTTATTACAGGCTGAAGCCAGAAGATCAGCGAAATGCACCCAAAGGCTTTGAAATGGCAGTCTACAGAAAAGAAAGTGCCCATTATTTAGAAGATGGGCAATTCTCCAAACAGTCATCAATTTCTAACCCACTTCTGAGCCGTGTTCGGAAATGTAGAAGCTTAGCTAATGGTTTCATGCCAGAGAATGGTGAAGCAGCTGACGACATGACAATTTTAGAAGCAAAGGAAGGTGACTATAGATGGAATGAGAAATTGATCAGAAGGCGTCAGAAATCTGAAACAGACTTTTCTTGCAGCCCCGAAATGCCGTTGAAGGAGGATAACAGAAGTGGCGGTGGTGGTGGATTTTCAGCAATAACAGGAAAGGGTTTGGCCCTGAGAACCAAAGCAGTGAATCGAACTGCAACTGATGCAGATGCAAGTTTAATGAACCCTATTCCGGTAGGTCTGGGGGATTCTATTGTGACAGATAGTTTTGCTGGAGTAAGGAAGTCATCAAGCACATCAAATTTGCAGGATCAGGACAATGCTAGCTTTCCGTCCATCTGGCCAACATCAATGTGGAATTTGAAGCCTGATCTACAAGCCCTTTCAACTGCAGCCATTACAAGACCAATCTTTGATGGCTTGCCTAAACCAATAACCGGACGAAAAAACAAAGCCGCTCTTGATTAG